The following coding sequences are from one Clostridioides difficile ATCC 9689 = DSM 1296 window:
- the cobJ gene encoding precorrin-3B C(17)-methyltransferase, giving the protein MIYVVGIGPGSKDTMTLEAIKAIEDSEAIVGYKTYIKLIEEFIQDKEIIQNGMRQEVDRCKQAVEEAKKGKKVAVVSSGDAGIYGMAGLILELISKEDEDIKVKVIPGVTASIGAAAILGAPIMHDFCHISLSDLMTPWEVIEKRLRLAAEADFVICLYNPRSKGRSEHLSKAFKIMGEFKSGDTPVGVVKDVGREKEEKLVCTFENMDFEKVDMTTMVIIGNKSTYINGELMITPRGYTV; this is encoded by the coding sequence ATGATATACGTTGTAGGAATTGGACCAGGAAGTAAAGATACAATGACTTTAGAAGCAATAAAAGCAATAGAAGATTCTGAGGCTATTGTTGGATATAAGACTTATATAAAACTAATAGAAGAATTTATACAAGATAAAGAAATAATCCAAAATGGTATGAGGCAAGAAGTTGATAGATGTAAACAAGCAGTAGAGGAAGCAAAAAAAGGAAAAAAAGTAGCAGTTGTAAGTAGTGGTGATGCTGGAATATATGGGATGGCAGGTCTTATTTTAGAATTAATATCTAAAGAAGATGAAGATATAAAAGTAAAGGTAATTCCAGGTGTTACTGCAAGTATTGGTGCAGCAGCTATACTTGGAGCTCCTATTATGCATGATTTCTGTCATATAAGTTTGAGTGATTTAATGACTCCGTGGGAAGTAATTGAAAAAAGATTGAGATTGGCTGCTGAAGCCGATTTTGTAATTTGTTTGTATAATCCAAGAAGTAAGGGAAGAAGTGAACATCTAAGCAAAGCATTTAAAATAATGGGTGAGTTTAAAAGTGGAGATACACCTGTTGGAGTGGTAAAAGATGTAGGTAGAGAAAAAGAAGAAAAGCTTGTATGTACTTTTGAAAATATGGACTTTGAAAAAGTCGATATGACTACAATGGTTATAATAGGAAATAAGTCTACCTATATTAATGGTGAATTGATGATAACTCCAAGAGGTTATACAGTATGA